The Trichosurus vulpecula isolate mTriVul1 chromosome 3, mTriVul1.pri, whole genome shotgun sequence genome includes a window with the following:
- the SQSTM1 gene encoding sequestosome-1 isoform X10, translating to MEPLTVKAYLMGKEDAAREIRRFTMEPLDGPGRCDQLLRRVAEVFPALRPAGFQAYYRDEDGDLIAFSSDDELSMGMRYIKDNLFRIYIKEKKECKREHRDHRPPCAQEIPVDMVHPNVICDGCNGPVVGSRFKCTICPDYDLCSTCEGKGLHKEHNMIVFQNPFNPHLPEVRGKHHGKKWMSRRRWFQKMRHGPFPPFGWMPGWGFPPHMHHHPPQAEACGTPPNPGAEQASTSTQQDPNVTFLQNVGESVAAALSPLGIDVDIDVEHGGKRSKVTPPFSQSNSEDKGSPQPGTSSSSQSQTDPQSAEMEMAALSEQMEKEQAETGSGGDDDWTHLSSKEVDPSTEADPCLIESLSQMLSMGFSDEGGWLTRLLQTKNYDIGAALDAIQYSKHPPHP from the exons ATGGAGCCCCTCACCGTGAAAGCCTACCTGATGGGCAAGGAGGACGCGGCCCGGGAGATCCGCCGCTTCACCATGGAGCCGCTCGACGGCCCGGGCCGCTGCGACCAGCTGCTCCGGCGCGTCGCCGAAGTGTTCCCGGCGCTGCGGCCCGCCGGCTTCCAGGCGTACTACCGCG ATGAAGATGGGGACCTGATCGCCTTCTCCAGTGATGATGAGCTGAGCATGGGGATGCGCTACATTAAAGACAACCTCTTCCGCATTTACATTAAAG aaaagaaggaatgtAAGCGAGAGCATCGGGACCATCGTCCCCCCTGTGCCCAGGAGATTCCCGTGGACATGGTGCATCCCAACGTCATTTGTGATGGCTGCAATGGGCCAGTGGTGGGTAGTCGCTTCAAGTGTACCATCTGCCCTGACTATGACCTCTGCAGCACCTGCGAGGGCAAAGGTCTTCACAAAGAGCATAACATGATTGTGTTTCAGAATCCCTTCAACCCCCACCTGCCTGAGGTGAGAGGAAAGCATCATGGAAAGAAA TGGATGTCCCGCCGACGTTGGTTTCAGAAGATGAGACATGGGCCTTTCCCCCCTTTTGGGTGGATGCCAGGCTGGGGATTCCCTCCTCACATGCATCATCATCCTCCACAGGCAGAAGCTTGTGGGACTCCCCCCAATCCAGGAGCGGAACAAG CTAGTACCAGTACACAGCAGGATCCCAATGTTACCTTCCTGCAGAATGTAGGTGAAAGTGTGGCGGCTGCCCTTAGCCCTCTGG GTATTGATGTTGACATCGATGTAGAGCACGGTGGAAAGAGAAGCAAGGTGACTCCACCCTTCTCCCAGTCCAACAGTGAGGACAAGGGCAGTCCTCAGCCAGGCACCTCCTCATCCAGCCAGAGCCAAACAGACCCCCAGAGCGCCGAGATGGAAATGGCGGCCCTCTCTGAGCAGATGGAGAAG GAACAGGCAGAGACTGGTTCGGGAGGAGATGATGACTGGACTCACTTGTCTTCGAAAGAAGTGGATCCTTCCACAG AAGCAGACCCATGTTTGATCGAATCCCTCTCGCAGATGCTGTCCATGGGCTTCTCTGATGAGGGCGGCTGGCTCACCAGACTCCTGCAGACCAAGAACTATGACATCGGGGCCGCTCTCGATGCCATCCAGTATTCCAAGCACCCTCCTCATCCATAA
- the SQSTM1 gene encoding sequestosome-1 isoform X12, whose amino-acid sequence MEPLTVKAYLMGKEDAAREIRRFTMEPLDGPGRCDQLLRRVAEVFPALRPAGFQAYYRDEDGDLIAFSSDDELSMGMRYIKDNLFRIYIKEKKECKREHRDHRPPCAQEIPVDMVHPNVICDGCNGPVVGSRFKCTICPDYDLCSTCEGKGLHKEHNMIVFQNPFNPHLPEWMSRRRWFQKMRHGPFPPFGWMPGWGFPPHMHHHPPQAEACGTPPNPGAEQGIDVDIDVEHGGKRSKVTPPFSQSNSEDKGSPQPGTSSSSQSQTDPQSAEMEMAALSEQMEKVIVESSMQVDESPTAQEQAETGSGGDDDWTHLSSKEVDPSTEADPCLIESLSQMLSMGFSDEGGWLTRLLQTKNYDIGAALDAIQYSKHPPHP is encoded by the exons ATGGAGCCCCTCACCGTGAAAGCCTACCTGATGGGCAAGGAGGACGCGGCCCGGGAGATCCGCCGCTTCACCATGGAGCCGCTCGACGGCCCGGGCCGCTGCGACCAGCTGCTCCGGCGCGTCGCCGAAGTGTTCCCGGCGCTGCGGCCCGCCGGCTTCCAGGCGTACTACCGCG ATGAAGATGGGGACCTGATCGCCTTCTCCAGTGATGATGAGCTGAGCATGGGGATGCGCTACATTAAAGACAACCTCTTCCGCATTTACATTAAAG aaaagaaggaatgtAAGCGAGAGCATCGGGACCATCGTCCCCCCTGTGCCCAGGAGATTCCCGTGGACATGGTGCATCCCAACGTCATTTGTGATGGCTGCAATGGGCCAGTGGTGGGTAGTCGCTTCAAGTGTACCATCTGCCCTGACTATGACCTCTGCAGCACCTGCGAGGGCAAAGGTCTTCACAAAGAGCATAACATGATTGTGTTTCAGAATCCCTTCAACCCCCACCTGCCTGAG TGGATGTCCCGCCGACGTTGGTTTCAGAAGATGAGACATGGGCCTTTCCCCCCTTTTGGGTGGATGCCAGGCTGGGGATTCCCTCCTCACATGCATCATCATCCTCCACAGGCAGAAGCTTGTGGGACTCCCCCCAATCCAGGAGCGGAACAAG GTATTGATGTTGACATCGATGTAGAGCACGGTGGAAAGAGAAGCAAGGTGACTCCACCCTTCTCCCAGTCCAACAGTGAGGACAAGGGCAGTCCTCAGCCAGGCACCTCCTCATCCAGCCAGAGCCAAACAGACCCCCAGAGCGCCGAGATGGAAATGGCGGCCCTCTCTGAGCAGATGGAGAAGGTGATTGTAGAGTCTTCCATGCAAGTGGATGAGAGCCCAACAGCCCAA GAACAGGCAGAGACTGGTTCGGGAGGAGATGATGACTGGACTCACTTGTCTTCGAAAGAAGTGGATCCTTCCACAG AAGCAGACCCATGTTTGATCGAATCCCTCTCGCAGATGCTGTCCATGGGCTTCTCTGATGAGGGCGGCTGGCTCACCAGACTCCTGCAGACCAAGAACTATGACATCGGGGCCGCTCTCGATGCCATCCAGTATTCCAAGCACCCTCCTCATCCATAA
- the SQSTM1 gene encoding sequestosome-1 isoform X2 yields MEPLTVKAYLMGKEDAAREIRRFTMEPLDGPGRCDQLLRRVAEVFPALRPAGFQAYYRDEDGDLIAFSSDDELSMGMRYIKDNLFRIYIKEKKECKREHRDHRPPCAQEIPVDMVHPNVICDGCNGPVVGSRFKCTICPDYDLCSTCEGKGLHKEHNMIVFQNPFNPHLPEWMSRRRWFQKMRHGPFPPFGWMPGWGFPPHMHHHPPQAEACGTPPNPGAEQASTSTQQDPNVTFLQNVGESVAAALSPLGIDVDIDVEHGGKRSKVTPPFSQSNSEDKGSPQPGTSSSSQSQTDPQSAEMEMAALSEQMEKVIVESSMQVDESPTAQEQAETGSGGDDDWTHLSSKEVDPSTGELQSLQMPETGGSNSMDHSQEGPTGLREAALYPHLPPEADPCLIESLSQMLSMGFSDEGGWLTRLLQTKNYDIGAALDAIQYSKHPPHP; encoded by the exons ATGGAGCCCCTCACCGTGAAAGCCTACCTGATGGGCAAGGAGGACGCGGCCCGGGAGATCCGCCGCTTCACCATGGAGCCGCTCGACGGCCCGGGCCGCTGCGACCAGCTGCTCCGGCGCGTCGCCGAAGTGTTCCCGGCGCTGCGGCCCGCCGGCTTCCAGGCGTACTACCGCG ATGAAGATGGGGACCTGATCGCCTTCTCCAGTGATGATGAGCTGAGCATGGGGATGCGCTACATTAAAGACAACCTCTTCCGCATTTACATTAAAG aaaagaaggaatgtAAGCGAGAGCATCGGGACCATCGTCCCCCCTGTGCCCAGGAGATTCCCGTGGACATGGTGCATCCCAACGTCATTTGTGATGGCTGCAATGGGCCAGTGGTGGGTAGTCGCTTCAAGTGTACCATCTGCCCTGACTATGACCTCTGCAGCACCTGCGAGGGCAAAGGTCTTCACAAAGAGCATAACATGATTGTGTTTCAGAATCCCTTCAACCCCCACCTGCCTGAG TGGATGTCCCGCCGACGTTGGTTTCAGAAGATGAGACATGGGCCTTTCCCCCCTTTTGGGTGGATGCCAGGCTGGGGATTCCCTCCTCACATGCATCATCATCCTCCACAGGCAGAAGCTTGTGGGACTCCCCCCAATCCAGGAGCGGAACAAG CTAGTACCAGTACACAGCAGGATCCCAATGTTACCTTCCTGCAGAATGTAGGTGAAAGTGTGGCGGCTGCCCTTAGCCCTCTGG GTATTGATGTTGACATCGATGTAGAGCACGGTGGAAAGAGAAGCAAGGTGACTCCACCCTTCTCCCAGTCCAACAGTGAGGACAAGGGCAGTCCTCAGCCAGGCACCTCCTCATCCAGCCAGAGCCAAACAGACCCCCAGAGCGCCGAGATGGAAATGGCGGCCCTCTCTGAGCAGATGGAGAAGGTGATTGTAGAGTCTTCCATGCAAGTGGATGAGAGCCCAACAGCCCAA GAACAGGCAGAGACTGGTTCGGGAGGAGATGATGACTGGACTCACTTGTCTTCGAAAGAAGTGGATCCTTCCACAGGTGAACTTCAGTCCCTACAAATGCCAGAAACAGGTGGTTCAAACTCCATGGACCATTCTCAGGAGGGACCCACAGGGCTCAGGGAAGCTGCCTTATACCCACATCTTCCACCAG AAGCAGACCCATGTTTGATCGAATCCCTCTCGCAGATGCTGTCCATGGGCTTCTCTGATGAGGGCGGCTGGCTCACCAGACTCCTGCAGACCAAGAACTATGACATCGGGGCCGCTCTCGATGCCATCCAGTATTCCAAGCACCCTCCTCATCCATAA
- the SQSTM1 gene encoding sequestosome-1 isoform X5, which produces MEPLTVKAYLMGKEDAAREIRRFTMEPLDGPGRCDQLLRRVAEVFPALRPAGFQAYYRDEDGDLIAFSSDDELSMGMRYIKDNLFRIYIKEKKECKREHRDHRPPCAQEIPVDMVHPNVICDGCNGPVVGSRFKCTICPDYDLCSTCEGKGLHKEHNMIVFQNPFNPHLPEVRGKHHGKKWMSRRRWFQKMRHGPFPPFGWMPGWGFPPHMHHHPPQAEACGTPPNPGAEQGIDVDIDVEHGGKRSKVTPPFSQSNSEDKGSPQPGTSSSSQSQTDPQSAEMEMAALSEQMEKVIVESSMQVDESPTAQEQAETGSGGDDDWTHLSSKEVDPSTGELQSLQMPETGGSNSMDHSQEGPTGLREAALYPHLPPEADPCLIESLSQMLSMGFSDEGGWLTRLLQTKNYDIGAALDAIQYSKHPPHP; this is translated from the exons ATGGAGCCCCTCACCGTGAAAGCCTACCTGATGGGCAAGGAGGACGCGGCCCGGGAGATCCGCCGCTTCACCATGGAGCCGCTCGACGGCCCGGGCCGCTGCGACCAGCTGCTCCGGCGCGTCGCCGAAGTGTTCCCGGCGCTGCGGCCCGCCGGCTTCCAGGCGTACTACCGCG ATGAAGATGGGGACCTGATCGCCTTCTCCAGTGATGATGAGCTGAGCATGGGGATGCGCTACATTAAAGACAACCTCTTCCGCATTTACATTAAAG aaaagaaggaatgtAAGCGAGAGCATCGGGACCATCGTCCCCCCTGTGCCCAGGAGATTCCCGTGGACATGGTGCATCCCAACGTCATTTGTGATGGCTGCAATGGGCCAGTGGTGGGTAGTCGCTTCAAGTGTACCATCTGCCCTGACTATGACCTCTGCAGCACCTGCGAGGGCAAAGGTCTTCACAAAGAGCATAACATGATTGTGTTTCAGAATCCCTTCAACCCCCACCTGCCTGAGGTGAGAGGAAAGCATCATGGAAAGAAA TGGATGTCCCGCCGACGTTGGTTTCAGAAGATGAGACATGGGCCTTTCCCCCCTTTTGGGTGGATGCCAGGCTGGGGATTCCCTCCTCACATGCATCATCATCCTCCACAGGCAGAAGCTTGTGGGACTCCCCCCAATCCAGGAGCGGAACAAG GTATTGATGTTGACATCGATGTAGAGCACGGTGGAAAGAGAAGCAAGGTGACTCCACCCTTCTCCCAGTCCAACAGTGAGGACAAGGGCAGTCCTCAGCCAGGCACCTCCTCATCCAGCCAGAGCCAAACAGACCCCCAGAGCGCCGAGATGGAAATGGCGGCCCTCTCTGAGCAGATGGAGAAGGTGATTGTAGAGTCTTCCATGCAAGTGGATGAGAGCCCAACAGCCCAA GAACAGGCAGAGACTGGTTCGGGAGGAGATGATGACTGGACTCACTTGTCTTCGAAAGAAGTGGATCCTTCCACAGGTGAACTTCAGTCCCTACAAATGCCAGAAACAGGTGGTTCAAACTCCATGGACCATTCTCAGGAGGGACCCACAGGGCTCAGGGAAGCTGCCTTATACCCACATCTTCCACCAG AAGCAGACCCATGTTTGATCGAATCCCTCTCGCAGATGCTGTCCATGGGCTTCTCTGATGAGGGCGGCTGGCTCACCAGACTCCTGCAGACCAAGAACTATGACATCGGGGCCGCTCTCGATGCCATCCAGTATTCCAAGCACCCTCCTCATCCATAA
- the SQSTM1 gene encoding sequestosome-1 isoform X11: MEPLTVKAYLMGKEDAAREIRRFTMEPLDGPGRCDQLLRRVAEVFPALRPAGFQAYYRDEDGDLIAFSSDDELSMGMRYIKDNLFRIYIKEKKECKREHRDHRPPCAQEIPVDMVHPNVICDGCNGPVVGSRFKCTICPDYDLCSTCEGKGLHKEHNMIVFQNPFNPHLPEWMSRRRWFQKMRHGPFPPFGWMPGWGFPPHMHHHPPQAEACGTPPNPGAEQASTSTQQDPNVTFLQNVGESVAAALSPLGIDVDIDVEHGGKRSKVTPPFSQSNSEDKGSPQPGTSSSSQSQTDPQSAEMEMAALSEQMEKEQAETGSGGDDDWTHLSSKEVDPSTEADPCLIESLSQMLSMGFSDEGGWLTRLLQTKNYDIGAALDAIQYSKHPPHP, encoded by the exons ATGGAGCCCCTCACCGTGAAAGCCTACCTGATGGGCAAGGAGGACGCGGCCCGGGAGATCCGCCGCTTCACCATGGAGCCGCTCGACGGCCCGGGCCGCTGCGACCAGCTGCTCCGGCGCGTCGCCGAAGTGTTCCCGGCGCTGCGGCCCGCCGGCTTCCAGGCGTACTACCGCG ATGAAGATGGGGACCTGATCGCCTTCTCCAGTGATGATGAGCTGAGCATGGGGATGCGCTACATTAAAGACAACCTCTTCCGCATTTACATTAAAG aaaagaaggaatgtAAGCGAGAGCATCGGGACCATCGTCCCCCCTGTGCCCAGGAGATTCCCGTGGACATGGTGCATCCCAACGTCATTTGTGATGGCTGCAATGGGCCAGTGGTGGGTAGTCGCTTCAAGTGTACCATCTGCCCTGACTATGACCTCTGCAGCACCTGCGAGGGCAAAGGTCTTCACAAAGAGCATAACATGATTGTGTTTCAGAATCCCTTCAACCCCCACCTGCCTGAG TGGATGTCCCGCCGACGTTGGTTTCAGAAGATGAGACATGGGCCTTTCCCCCCTTTTGGGTGGATGCCAGGCTGGGGATTCCCTCCTCACATGCATCATCATCCTCCACAGGCAGAAGCTTGTGGGACTCCCCCCAATCCAGGAGCGGAACAAG CTAGTACCAGTACACAGCAGGATCCCAATGTTACCTTCCTGCAGAATGTAGGTGAAAGTGTGGCGGCTGCCCTTAGCCCTCTGG GTATTGATGTTGACATCGATGTAGAGCACGGTGGAAAGAGAAGCAAGGTGACTCCACCCTTCTCCCAGTCCAACAGTGAGGACAAGGGCAGTCCTCAGCCAGGCACCTCCTCATCCAGCCAGAGCCAAACAGACCCCCAGAGCGCCGAGATGGAAATGGCGGCCCTCTCTGAGCAGATGGAGAAG GAACAGGCAGAGACTGGTTCGGGAGGAGATGATGACTGGACTCACTTGTCTTCGAAAGAAGTGGATCCTTCCACAG AAGCAGACCCATGTTTGATCGAATCCCTCTCGCAGATGCTGTCCATGGGCTTCTCTGATGAGGGCGGCTGGCTCACCAGACTCCTGCAGACCAAGAACTATGACATCGGGGCCGCTCTCGATGCCATCCAGTATTCCAAGCACCCTCCTCATCCATAA
- the SQSTM1 gene encoding sequestosome-1 isoform X7 → MEPLTVKAYLMGKEDAAREIRRFTMEPLDGPGRCDQLLRRVAEVFPALRPAGFQAYYRDEDGDLIAFSSDDELSMGMRYIKDNLFRIYIKEKKECKREHRDHRPPCAQEIPVDMVHPNVICDGCNGPVVGSRFKCTICPDYDLCSTCEGKGLHKEHNMIVFQNPFNPHLPEVRGKHHGKKWMSRRRWFQKMRHGPFPPFGWMPGWGFPPHMHHHPPQAEACGTPPNPGAEQASTSTQQDPNVTFLQNVGESVAAALSPLGIDVDIDVEHGGKRSKVTPPFSQSNSEDKGSPQPGTSSSSQSQTDPQSAEMEMAALSEQMEKVIVESSMQVDESPTAQEQAETGSGGDDDWTHLSSKEVDPSTEADPCLIESLSQMLSMGFSDEGGWLTRLLQTKNYDIGAALDAIQYSKHPPHP, encoded by the exons ATGGAGCCCCTCACCGTGAAAGCCTACCTGATGGGCAAGGAGGACGCGGCCCGGGAGATCCGCCGCTTCACCATGGAGCCGCTCGACGGCCCGGGCCGCTGCGACCAGCTGCTCCGGCGCGTCGCCGAAGTGTTCCCGGCGCTGCGGCCCGCCGGCTTCCAGGCGTACTACCGCG ATGAAGATGGGGACCTGATCGCCTTCTCCAGTGATGATGAGCTGAGCATGGGGATGCGCTACATTAAAGACAACCTCTTCCGCATTTACATTAAAG aaaagaaggaatgtAAGCGAGAGCATCGGGACCATCGTCCCCCCTGTGCCCAGGAGATTCCCGTGGACATGGTGCATCCCAACGTCATTTGTGATGGCTGCAATGGGCCAGTGGTGGGTAGTCGCTTCAAGTGTACCATCTGCCCTGACTATGACCTCTGCAGCACCTGCGAGGGCAAAGGTCTTCACAAAGAGCATAACATGATTGTGTTTCAGAATCCCTTCAACCCCCACCTGCCTGAGGTGAGAGGAAAGCATCATGGAAAGAAA TGGATGTCCCGCCGACGTTGGTTTCAGAAGATGAGACATGGGCCTTTCCCCCCTTTTGGGTGGATGCCAGGCTGGGGATTCCCTCCTCACATGCATCATCATCCTCCACAGGCAGAAGCTTGTGGGACTCCCCCCAATCCAGGAGCGGAACAAG CTAGTACCAGTACACAGCAGGATCCCAATGTTACCTTCCTGCAGAATGTAGGTGAAAGTGTGGCGGCTGCCCTTAGCCCTCTGG GTATTGATGTTGACATCGATGTAGAGCACGGTGGAAAGAGAAGCAAGGTGACTCCACCCTTCTCCCAGTCCAACAGTGAGGACAAGGGCAGTCCTCAGCCAGGCACCTCCTCATCCAGCCAGAGCCAAACAGACCCCCAGAGCGCCGAGATGGAAATGGCGGCCCTCTCTGAGCAGATGGAGAAGGTGATTGTAGAGTCTTCCATGCAAGTGGATGAGAGCCCAACAGCCCAA GAACAGGCAGAGACTGGTTCGGGAGGAGATGATGACTGGACTCACTTGTCTTCGAAAGAAGTGGATCCTTCCACAG AAGCAGACCCATGTTTGATCGAATCCCTCTCGCAGATGCTGTCCATGGGCTTCTCTGATGAGGGCGGCTGGCTCACCAGACTCCTGCAGACCAAGAACTATGACATCGGGGCCGCTCTCGATGCCATCCAGTATTCCAAGCACCCTCCTCATCCATAA
- the SQSTM1 gene encoding sequestosome-1 isoform X6: MEPLTVKAYLMGKEDAAREIRRFTMEPLDGPGRCDQLLRRVAEVFPALRPAGFQAYYRDEDGDLIAFSSDDELSMGMRYIKDNLFRIYIKEKKECKREHRDHRPPCAQEIPVDMVHPNVICDGCNGPVVGSRFKCTICPDYDLCSTCEGKGLHKEHNMIVFQNPFNPHLPEWMSRRRWFQKMRHGPFPPFGWMPGWGFPPHMHHHPPQAEACGTPPNPGAEQGIDVDIDVEHGGKRSKVTPPFSQSNSEDKGSPQPGTSSSSQSQTDPQSAEMEMAALSEQMEKVIVESSMQVDESPTAQEQAETGSGGDDDWTHLSSKEVDPSTGELQSLQMPETGGSNSMDHSQEGPTGLREAALYPHLPPEADPCLIESLSQMLSMGFSDEGGWLTRLLQTKNYDIGAALDAIQYSKHPPHP, from the exons ATGGAGCCCCTCACCGTGAAAGCCTACCTGATGGGCAAGGAGGACGCGGCCCGGGAGATCCGCCGCTTCACCATGGAGCCGCTCGACGGCCCGGGCCGCTGCGACCAGCTGCTCCGGCGCGTCGCCGAAGTGTTCCCGGCGCTGCGGCCCGCCGGCTTCCAGGCGTACTACCGCG ATGAAGATGGGGACCTGATCGCCTTCTCCAGTGATGATGAGCTGAGCATGGGGATGCGCTACATTAAAGACAACCTCTTCCGCATTTACATTAAAG aaaagaaggaatgtAAGCGAGAGCATCGGGACCATCGTCCCCCCTGTGCCCAGGAGATTCCCGTGGACATGGTGCATCCCAACGTCATTTGTGATGGCTGCAATGGGCCAGTGGTGGGTAGTCGCTTCAAGTGTACCATCTGCCCTGACTATGACCTCTGCAGCACCTGCGAGGGCAAAGGTCTTCACAAAGAGCATAACATGATTGTGTTTCAGAATCCCTTCAACCCCCACCTGCCTGAG TGGATGTCCCGCCGACGTTGGTTTCAGAAGATGAGACATGGGCCTTTCCCCCCTTTTGGGTGGATGCCAGGCTGGGGATTCCCTCCTCACATGCATCATCATCCTCCACAGGCAGAAGCTTGTGGGACTCCCCCCAATCCAGGAGCGGAACAAG GTATTGATGTTGACATCGATGTAGAGCACGGTGGAAAGAGAAGCAAGGTGACTCCACCCTTCTCCCAGTCCAACAGTGAGGACAAGGGCAGTCCTCAGCCAGGCACCTCCTCATCCAGCCAGAGCCAAACAGACCCCCAGAGCGCCGAGATGGAAATGGCGGCCCTCTCTGAGCAGATGGAGAAGGTGATTGTAGAGTCTTCCATGCAAGTGGATGAGAGCCCAACAGCCCAA GAACAGGCAGAGACTGGTTCGGGAGGAGATGATGACTGGACTCACTTGTCTTCGAAAGAAGTGGATCCTTCCACAGGTGAACTTCAGTCCCTACAAATGCCAGAAACAGGTGGTTCAAACTCCATGGACCATTCTCAGGAGGGACCCACAGGGCTCAGGGAAGCTGCCTTATACCCACATCTTCCACCAG AAGCAGACCCATGTTTGATCGAATCCCTCTCGCAGATGCTGTCCATGGGCTTCTCTGATGAGGGCGGCTGGCTCACCAGACTCCTGCAGACCAAGAACTATGACATCGGGGCCGCTCTCGATGCCATCCAGTATTCCAAGCACCCTCCTCATCCATAA
- the SQSTM1 gene encoding sequestosome-1 isoform X4, with protein MEPLTVKAYLMGKEDAAREIRRFTMEPLDGPGRCDQLLRRVAEVFPALRPAGFQAYYRDEDGDLIAFSSDDELSMGMRYIKDNLFRIYIKEKKECKREHRDHRPPCAQEIPVDMVHPNVICDGCNGPVVGSRFKCTICPDYDLCSTCEGKGLHKEHNMIVFQNPFNPHLPEWMSRRRWFQKMRHGPFPPFGWMPGWGFPPHMHHHPPQAEACGTPPNPGAEQASTSTQQDPNVTFLQNVGESVAAALSPLGIDVDIDVEHGGKRSKVTPPFSQSNSEDKGSPQPGTSSSSQSQTDPQSAEMEMAALSEQMEKEQAETGSGGDDDWTHLSSKEVDPSTGELQSLQMPETGGSNSMDHSQEGPTGLREAALYPHLPPEADPCLIESLSQMLSMGFSDEGGWLTRLLQTKNYDIGAALDAIQYSKHPPHP; from the exons ATGGAGCCCCTCACCGTGAAAGCCTACCTGATGGGCAAGGAGGACGCGGCCCGGGAGATCCGCCGCTTCACCATGGAGCCGCTCGACGGCCCGGGCCGCTGCGACCAGCTGCTCCGGCGCGTCGCCGAAGTGTTCCCGGCGCTGCGGCCCGCCGGCTTCCAGGCGTACTACCGCG ATGAAGATGGGGACCTGATCGCCTTCTCCAGTGATGATGAGCTGAGCATGGGGATGCGCTACATTAAAGACAACCTCTTCCGCATTTACATTAAAG aaaagaaggaatgtAAGCGAGAGCATCGGGACCATCGTCCCCCCTGTGCCCAGGAGATTCCCGTGGACATGGTGCATCCCAACGTCATTTGTGATGGCTGCAATGGGCCAGTGGTGGGTAGTCGCTTCAAGTGTACCATCTGCCCTGACTATGACCTCTGCAGCACCTGCGAGGGCAAAGGTCTTCACAAAGAGCATAACATGATTGTGTTTCAGAATCCCTTCAACCCCCACCTGCCTGAG TGGATGTCCCGCCGACGTTGGTTTCAGAAGATGAGACATGGGCCTTTCCCCCCTTTTGGGTGGATGCCAGGCTGGGGATTCCCTCCTCACATGCATCATCATCCTCCACAGGCAGAAGCTTGTGGGACTCCCCCCAATCCAGGAGCGGAACAAG CTAGTACCAGTACACAGCAGGATCCCAATGTTACCTTCCTGCAGAATGTAGGTGAAAGTGTGGCGGCTGCCCTTAGCCCTCTGG GTATTGATGTTGACATCGATGTAGAGCACGGTGGAAAGAGAAGCAAGGTGACTCCACCCTTCTCCCAGTCCAACAGTGAGGACAAGGGCAGTCCTCAGCCAGGCACCTCCTCATCCAGCCAGAGCCAAACAGACCCCCAGAGCGCCGAGATGGAAATGGCGGCCCTCTCTGAGCAGATGGAGAAG GAACAGGCAGAGACTGGTTCGGGAGGAGATGATGACTGGACTCACTTGTCTTCGAAAGAAGTGGATCCTTCCACAGGTGAACTTCAGTCCCTACAAATGCCAGAAACAGGTGGTTCAAACTCCATGGACCATTCTCAGGAGGGACCCACAGGGCTCAGGGAAGCTGCCTTATACCCACATCTTCCACCAG AAGCAGACCCATGTTTGATCGAATCCCTCTCGCAGATGCTGTCCATGGGCTTCTCTGATGAGGGCGGCTGGCTCACCAGACTCCTGCAGACCAAGAACTATGACATCGGGGCCGCTCTCGATGCCATCCAGTATTCCAAGCACCCTCCTCATCCATAA